TGAGAGCGTGCAAATTGTATTTCTGTCATCTGACAGAGACATAGCTTAAAGTTTCTTAATATATTTAAAGAGAGTAAAATGAGTCCACCAATAGCGATACGCAATAAATATGTTTGGAACAGAAAATCTTGGGGAGCAAGCACTCAACAAAATTGCCGAATTAGCTTTATCTTCTCAACTAGAAGATGCAGAGCGTCTAGAAGTCAAAGTTAATACTGCTCCAGAAAAACTAGCCAATGGCGAGTTAGAATCGCTTTTAATCAAAGAGGAAGGATTGATTATTGAAACCGATTTGCGGGTGGAAGCGCTAGAAATTGAGACAAAGGCGATCGCTGTCAATCCTTTGAAAGCTTTAACAGGCAATATCGAGCTTACCCAACCCACCGAAGGAACTGCCCGTTTAGTTTTAACCGAAACCGATCTTAACTGCGCTTTGAACTCACCAGAACTTAGAGCCAAAATTGATGTTTTAGACACATATTTAACAACAGGACAGGGAAAGCTGACAGTTCCCCAAAAAAAATGCCAGTTTCGCAAAGATGGAACAGTAGCGGTAGAAGCTCTAGTTGAGTTACAACCATCGGGCGAGACTAAAGAGGTGGCATTTACGGCAACCCCCAAAATTGCGCCAGGAAATAGAAGCGTCGTGCTAGAGGATATTCGATACGAGCCAGGGAAAGAGATATCAGAAGACTTAACCCAAGCGTTTCTAGATAAAGCTGAAAAAATGTTAGACTTGCGTAACTTTGAGAAACAAGGACTCGCTCTACGCATTCATCGCCTTACTGTAGAAGCTGGTCGGATAAAGCTTTTGGCGGTAGCGGATATTACTCAATTTCCCACCCTCTAATTCGTCTTGACAATCTTAAGTTTAAAACTGTTCGGGCGATCGCCTAAATCATGATAATTCAGCAACGCCCTACCTTTTCCCTTAAAAGTTTATTTTTATCTGCTACGATTTAAATTTAAAAATTATCTTTTAAGCCAAGCTTGAGTATTTTGCTGTAGCTTTTGAGTTAGCAACCAGTAAATAATCCTTACTCCAATGCTGGT
This DNA window, taken from Pleurocapsa sp. FMAR1, encodes the following:
- a CDS encoding LmeA family phospholipid-binding protein, whose protein sequence is MFGTENLGEQALNKIAELALSSQLEDAERLEVKVNTAPEKLANGELESLLIKEEGLIIETDLRVEALEIETKAIAVNPLKALTGNIELTQPTEGTARLVLTETDLNCALNSPELRAKIDVLDTYLTTGQGKLTVPQKKCQFRKDGTVAVEALVELQPSGETKEVAFTATPKIAPGNRSVVLEDIRYEPGKEISEDLTQAFLDKAEKMLDLRNFEKQGLALRIHRLTVEAGRIKLLAVADITQFPTL